A region of the Nothobranchius furzeri strain GRZ-AD chromosome 13, NfurGRZ-RIMD1, whole genome shotgun sequence genome:
tgcataatggtcactccagtggacaggtacttcaaattgttatttatttatttttgctattaagcacagctgttgaagactttattgcatttgaactcctccatttgtacttcagtaagtcaagccaacatatttcatgttcagattgcacactgtccactgaggtggacatgtaataaattatttgtaaattaaattttacaaaaaatatgtaaatatgaaatttttttcattcacacctaaagatgaatgaaaaaaattgttaaaataaatcatggttgaagatttcataattcatgtatcaaagggttaaaaccaaTAGAAAACCTTTTTCTATGTGCCACTCGTTTGTACATCTCTGTCCAGGTAGATGCCCTGATACACCTTGTGAAACATTTTGGCTGGACCTGGGTGGGTGTGATTGCAGGTGACGATGCTTACGGTCGTGATGGGGCAAACATCTTCGTAAACAAGGTGGGTACACGTCTGTAAAATGTCATTAGTCTCACAATAAAAAGTTGGATTACAACAGAGCTTCTCTTTTGCTCTCTTAGGTTCAGCGGTTAGGGGTTTGTGTTTCCATACATGAGATCATTCCCAAGAACCGAGCTCAAACGGATATTTTATCCATCATCTCTAAAATCCGTTCGTCTGGGGCTCATGTGATCCTGGTGTTTGCTGTGGAACAGGATGCAGTGGCTTTGTTTGATGAAGCATTACGGTATGAAAACACTGGTTGGATTATTAGACAGCGTGTAAATACACTCAGAAGAGAAAATTTTAGATTTTTGTGTCTTTCCCAGTTTCAAGATTAAAACTGAAATGTTGAGCATGAAACAAACTATTTTGTTTGTTTCTCAGCAGTTTgaatttaaaggttgaatatgaaaCACGAACGAGgacggctgttgttgttttagcgtccaggaaatggcagagaatgtcttgagtggtagaagctaatcgttagcattagcaattccatcaCATGGCATGAGATGAGATGTCCaagtattagggatgcaccgatcagtttTTTTGCtgtcgatcaccgataccgatatcaaagaatgctgatcgccgataccgatcaccgataccgatcaccgttaccgatcaccgataccgatcacgtggattggccagaaactgtctacaacattataatgagtgctacaaactacataatctgggaataaaggaaatgtaatctaatctaaaatggtctgtattagggttgtcacggtgtgaaaatgtaacctcacggttattgtgaccaaaattaccacggttttcggtattatttcggtattttttttaaacgtgctacattttcacacaattaaataaaccctgtatgtcaggaaatattgtcctcagtttgtgtctaaattttgcctaaaatttgttattttgtaattatgttgtttatttgtttacatttttcccctttagtctttaaaataccaacatttgcccataacttcttattttatgtctgtttggtgtcatcatttaaaaatattagatcagatgatactcagtactcaagtagacttctaatcagatacttttttacccttacttgagtaataaaccctatatcaggaaattattgtcctcagtttgtgtccttccagtgagctttgcagatttgggaaaatgtcatcaggcagtaatcattgttaaattcataattattctcggagagagaccaactcttatctgcccctgggagccccgtaatgcatagcgtcatttcaacatggcggtgtccgcgacacggtttatatgcaggtagcggcgctgcggctgctttatatagcaactcgttgctttctccctcaacccaaatcctcggatcacgcattttagctaaaacgctaatgttagcttgccttgcgttgactgtagagttgtgggtgatggtcatgcagatgtgtcatgagatttgaagcgttgctgcctttcacagacactttttctgcacgtgctgcaaacaggatagccgtccgtcttccataaactccctcggcattcttcaaatatctaaaatatacccatacttccgactttttcttctttgagggataatgaatgtcctgagcgctgtcgtctcctcctttgaccattatttcagctttagcttcaagaaagttttggtcgtaaacaacaaagcgcgcatgtgctgccgttaacttcagccgatgatacggtggctggtaagggtcaccgcgcctacaccgcagccacggtaatccaccgagataatatagtttttttttaaacaagacggttattattattgtcaacttttttttttaccgggatttaccgctacactggttactgtgacaaccctacctgatcgtctGCTTTGATCtgctttgaaaattccgatcaaaaccgataggggcgctatcggccgattccgatcaaatgccgatccatcggtgcatccttaCCAAGTATCAGGCAAAAAGAGGTCAAATCCTGCCGacagaagctctcctctgatgtggcaactTTCTAGATTCTGCATCAGGTGCACCTGAGCTGTTtatcccccagagtacgacttgcaaTGCATTCATTCCCACCACAGATCACTGCAaacgtattgattaaacaagtcctCCACACCTTTTCATTCAGTTTCTATGAGTTTGAAGCTATTATTTGAAGCAAACTGAGTTTCTGTTTCTTAGGACTGGGCTGACTGGGATACAGTGGCTGGCCAGTGAAGCCTGGAGTACAGCTGCTGTGCTTTCCAGTCCTACAAAATACCACCACCTCCTCCAGGGTACAGTTGGTTTTGCCATTCGGCAAGCACACATCCCTGGACTGCGAGACTTTCTTCTGCGCTTGAGTCCCTCGGGGCCAGCAGCCCGTGAAGATCCCTTCCTTGCTCTCTTTTGGGAAGAGGTGTTTCAGTGCAGCCTGAGTGGGCAGGCCAAAGGTCAAGAGCTGTATTCTGAGGGCAAACCTCCATGCACAGGAACAGAAGACCTTAGGAGCGTAACAAATATCTATTCAGATGTGTCACAGCTGAGAATTTCCTACAATGTCTATAAAGCCGTGTATGCCGTCGTCAACGCACTGAAGGATATGAAAAGTTGTGTGAAAGGAAAAGGCGTGTTTCCTCTGTGGACCTGTCCAGATGTAGAAGGTGTTCAGCCATGGCAGGTACCATTACATACAGATGTTCACCACATCTGGTTAACAGTCACCATCGTCTGATCACACTCGCTCTCTACCTTCAGCTGCTTCACTACATCAGACAAGTGAGGTACTTGAATTCGTTTGCAGATGAAATAAAGTTTGATGAGAATGGCGACCCGGCAGCTGTGTATGATTTGGTCAACTGGCAGCTCAACGCAAACAGGCAAATTGGGTTCATCACTGTAGGTAAATATGATGGGATGATCCCAACTAATGCCCAGAAACTTCTGATCCAGAAGGAAAACATTCTGTGGAATGGCAACCAATCTCAGGTAGTGGAAATCTCCATAGAAatttaatacatttattttttgTAGTCTTTTGCATTAACAACCTCTTGTTTTGTGTTTCTAGGTTCCTTTGTCAGTGTGTAGCTCCGGTTGTCCTCCGGGCAACTGGAAGGCAGTGAGGCCAAACTCTCCTGTCTGCTGCTATGACTGTGTGGCATGTGCAGCCGGGGAAGTTAGCAATCAAACTGGTGAGAGGACACATTGTGTTTAGGAATGTGACCTTTTGAGATAAAGTGGAATGAAAAGAGCCTCAGGGAATGagctaaatacttttttttttcctttagatGCCATTAGTTGTGACCAATGTCCACCAGAATTCTGGTCCAACCCAGAAAAGACCACCTGCGTACTGAAAGAGGTGGAGTTCCTCTCTTTCAGCGACACCACGGGCATCATCTTGGCAGCTATTTCCCTTCTTGGCGCTCTTTGCACCTGCGCTGTGCTCTTTATATTTTTCTGTCACAGAACCTCAGCAGTTGTCAGAGCCAACAACTCTGAGctgagcttcctgctgctcttctcCTTGACTCTCTgcttcctgtgttctctgaccttcATTGTCCAACCGTCTAAGTGGTCCTGCATGCTGCGCCACACAGCTTTCGGGATCAGTTTTGTTCTCTGCATCTCCTGCATTCTGGGGAAAACAATAGTGGTGCTAGTGGCCTTCAAGGCAAAAATTCCAGGCAGCAATATTATGAAATGCTTTGGACCTGCACAGCAGAAGACAATCATTAGCATCTGTACACTAGCCCAGGTAGGAAGCTACGCTTTGGATCATTTGGAAGGTTttatctaaagcaggggtgtcaaatatgcggcccgcgggccggatccggcccgcaagcgggttaaatccggcccgcgagatggttgtgtaaactttattttcatactttacaatgtagagtgaaaataaacgtatcattgtgagcaagttttctctgtaatgagtataaataaaacaaagctgcgctcaaggctcacacaagaacttgaatcacatcctgaagttggccgccactcaggatgtgacttctgatattgatgtgctggtgaagctaaaagatgtaaagtaaaatgagtcaaatacactttaagtgctgcatgaaactgatctagccatgtgatctgtaagctctttgaatcactaaggaatgttttttttattgattgatttttttatttatttttttttttttcaagtacacttcaggtgttgtacttgtactacactgtcctcaggctccagccttgttttatatcgattgtatttaaacaaagaaaacaatcagattttttttattttatttaccggtccggcccacttgggactagatttccctcagtgtggcccctgagctaaaatgagtttgacacccctgatctaaaggaTCAATTAagacttctttttttttcctccaggTAATAATTTGCACAGTTTGGCTGACTGTTTCACCCCCTGCTCCACGCCACCTGATGCCACGTGAGAAACCTTTCATTATTCTCCTGTGCGACGAAGGTTCGAGCATCGGTTTCGCTTTGGTCATGAGCTACATCGGCTTTCTGGCTTGCCTCTGTCTTCTTCTGGCCTTCTTGGCGAGGAAGCTTCCGGACAGCTTCAATGAGGCCAGACTTATCGCTTTCAGTATGCTTATTTTTTGCGCCGTGTGGGTGGCATTCATCCCCGCCTACATCAGCTCTCCAGGAAAGTATGCCACAGTCACAGAAGTGTTTGCAATCCTGGCCTCCAGTTATGGCTTACTGGGTTGCATATTTGCTCCAAAGTGTTATATAATCCTACTCAGGCCAGAAAAGAACACCAAGACGCATTTAATGTCCAAAACTCCTTCACagactttttaaaataaatataaatctcGTTTCATCTCACATAGGTGTTCTTCTATGTAAAAGTGGACTTGTCATAGAGGCATTTCACCACCAGATGGCAGTAGTGCGTTAAAATACTATCATTTGGTTATCCACCAGGAAACACACATTTGTGCTGTTACACACGCCTTTATTATTGTAAATAACTTCCCACAGAATGTTCATAATTACACACTTAACCATGTTTTTCCATTGAAAATCAAAAAGAAGCCAGTGTCATGCAGTTGTTGGTATGGAAGCTCATTTGAAAATATGAGGGCAAACGTGATAGATCTCTCTGTCAGATTTGACTGGGGTTTGGCAGCAGTGTCCGTGCTTATTGGACTTCCAGGTGGAATGATGAGACCCGGGATTTCTGAGGAATGATCCCAGAAATCCCGGCTGTCATTGGTTAATTGAATCCTCGTTCTCCGGGGGGACTTTATGTAAACATCACGCCTTGTTGTTCCCTGTAATAACAAATTGTCTGACATTTTCCTGGCTCTCCCAGCGATCATTGATTATTGAGCTTTGATTAATATGTTTATCCTTCCAATGAAAAGAAGAACACCGTGGAACGTGGAAAGACCGTGCATCATTAATGTCCATCAGAAATAATCAGGAACCAGAATTATTTGGTGGACTTAAGTGATTTAGTTGATTCACAGTGTTGATTCAGTGCTACGTGGCCTTTTGTAATCGAGTGAAAAAAGACTATTAAAGAATAAAttgatttttgtgtttgtttgttttgttttcagtacACTGCCGAGCTGATTAGTAACCTTTAACAAAAAAGCAATAATTGCTTGTTTTAATCAAGGAAAGTAAAATAGATCAATTCAATTTGATGGTTAAATAATTCATTAGGTTTGAATGAGAACACACTTCTCAGTGATTTCTTCAGTTGactgaaaataaaacataaaaattacCAGCAGGGCAGACTTGAAGTGTCATGTCTGTGGGAAGATCTATGGGAAAGGTAATAAATGTCATGCAGGGCATCAAATTAGAGCATGTTTTGTTCTTTTGTATACAATGTGCTCCTCTGAAAAACATTATGGGAAAAATTCATGAAATGTATTTGCTAAATGACCAGACTCTGCTTATTTATCGGTGATACTAAATCatacattttattttgtaaatatttaTTAATTTAACCCTctgactgtctttatgggtgaccccgcgaggaaagttgaccatggtttatcccttgaggtccatgtcaaccctgttcaatggtcaactttcctcacggggtcagccCCCTTAGTACAGCGGAAGGGTTAAAAAAGATAGACTAAGATCGGATGAGGATAAGGGCCGCAAAAATGCTCGGCGTGTTCTTGAAGTCCATTATCAAAGGTCAGCTTCActgaaaaatgtatttatttttttctgattttaatggaTCACTGAGTTTTTtgtgctggctgaacatgaaaatagtctcctacacgtatccactgcattagcttctgacagaaaatagatggtgaaactctaggattagaaagtcCTGAAAGAGCTACG
Encoded here:
- the LOC107380057 gene encoding extracellular calcium-sensing receptor yields the protein MKDFHWFSLFLDAVELLQTHTLSPRMRKIWMRLAEAVPTWRRARFLLLSVLWIGFFPNNSHQDQNPQCQIISSALPLPVLQRNGDIILGGLFSLHDAVSVHNPSFTSQPPPAKCTRFNFRTFRWMQTMIFAIEEINRHGELLPNVTVGYKIFDSCSTPHQALKAAVELMGRVNNSVAEKNSNGTCYGSIPVVIGDGGSTQSLVVARFLGVFHVPQVSYFSSCACLSDKKQFPAFLRTMPSDSFQVDALIHLVKHFGWTWVGVIAGDDAYGRDGANIFVNKVQRLGVCVSIHEIIPKNRAQTDILSIISKIRSSGAHVILVFAVEQDAVALFDEALRTGLTGIQWLASEAWSTAAVLSSPTKYHHLLQGTVGFAIRQAHIPGLRDFLLRLSPSGPAAREDPFLALFWEEVFQCSLSGQAKGQELYSEGKPPCTGTEDLRSVTNIYSDVSQLRISYNVYKAVYAVVNALKDMKSCVKGKGVFPLWTCPDVEGVQPWQLLHYIRQVRYLNSFADEIKFDENGDPAAVYDLVNWQLNANRQIGFITVGKYDGMIPTNAQKLLIQKENILWNGNQSQVPLSVCSSGCPPGNWKAVRPNSPVCCYDCVACAAGEVSNQTDAISCDQCPPEFWSNPEKTTCVLKEVEFLSFSDTTGIILAAISLLGALCTCAVLFIFFCHRTSAVVRANNSELSFLLLFSLTLCFLCSLTFIVQPSKWSCMLRHTAFGISFVLCISCILGKTIVVLVAFKAKIPGSNIMKCFGPAQQKTIISICTLAQVIICTVWLTVSPPAPRHLMPREKPFIILLCDEGSSIGFALVMSYIGFLACLCLLLAFLARKLPDSFNEARLIAFSMLIFCAVWVAFIPAYISSPGKYATVTEVFAILASSYGLLGCIFAPKCYIILLRPEKNTKTHLMSKTPSQTF